In Mycoplasmopsis cynos, the following are encoded in one genomic region:
- a CDS encoding MurR/RpiR family transcriptional regulator, producing MKTNSPIIETSLLNKFKKSPKKGTINWKILELIENEPQEFLAHNTISLAKKLKIGQASISRFSRSLDFSTFNELQLYVSTRYQHKKDYELNIIEGTNLTLDDTISNIRSHYLFAIEKTIEWIKHNPELNIYIETLLKYRKVNIIFGIGESGLVAKYFAYNLRKIGFNAIFLDDLHEFFSFAQIIKPKMHITIISKSCQTLEVKKILNYLEDNQIKYSIWTKNEKMKKYNPNNVLIIDSINQNYRIGTLGSKVSALMVADIIYSFLALKIDKDKIIFNNIKNLIADWNELLPNKE from the coding sequence ATGAAAACAAACTCCCCAATTATAGAAACATCATTGCTAAATAAATTTAAAAAATCCCCTAAAAAAGGGACAATTAATTGAAAAATTCTTGAATTAATTGAAAACGAGCCCCAGGAATTTCTTGCTCACAATACAATTTCATTAGCTAAAAAATTGAAAATAGGTCAGGCTTCCATTTCTAGGTTTTCTCGTTCTTTAGACTTTAGCACATTTAATGAGTTACAATTATATGTTTCTACAAGATACCAACATAAAAAAGATTATGAATTGAACATTATCGAAGGGACAAACTTAACTTTAGATGACACTATTTCAAATATTAGATCACACTATTTATTCGCAATTGAAAAAACTATAGAATGGATAAAGCATAATCCAGAGTTAAATATTTATATTGAAACACTATTAAAATATAGAAAAGTTAATATTATTTTTGGAATTGGGGAGTCAGGACTTGTAGCAAAGTATTTTGCATATAATCTTAGAAAAATAGGATTTAATGCTATTTTTCTTGATGATTTACATGAATTCTTCTCATTTGCTCAAATAATTAAACCTAAAATGCATATAACTATTATTTCTAAATCATGTCAAACATTAGAAGTTAAAAAGATTTTAAATTATTTAGAAGACAATCAAATAAAATATTCTATTTGAACTAAAAATGAAAAAATGAAAAAGTATAATCCTAATAATGTTTTGATTATTGATAGCATTAATCAAAATTACCGTATAGGTACCTTAGGTTCAAAAGTATCTGCATTAATGGTTGCTGATATAATATATTCATTTTTAGCATTAAAGATTGATAAAGATAAAATCATTTTTAATAATATAAAAAATTTAATAGCTGATTGAAATGAATTGCTGCCAAATAAAGAATAG
- a CDS encoding M13 family metallopeptidase codes for MQKNLKNDYYDAINHDWLKQAKIPEDRSQIGSFVEMDIKLEKLLKDTINGWYKYSKTLPNDPLIHEYVKYYSMLLDDQKRAELGWEPVKKYLNTLEKISSFKELFSKGRDFWIQYGALPLSIDIFEDFVDNTKRIIWISNPEISILPSKETYQNQEASKLIEAWKKMVNDLLLSYGKTQTQSEKLINQAIEFDQLYKDYLLSSVEWANYVALYNLKDISEIKKISHKFDIPKILNDFVKRDVSNASVINSNFFANFDKIFSDENFEGYKALMFIKNLLGTTSMLSEEIRIKANEFKKVLYSIDRSRSLEDYAFDMTNVFFGMPLGMYYANEFFGKKAKQDVEHMVANMIQIYKNRLHQNTWLSQTTIQKAITKLSSIEVMVGFPEVIRPYYTNFKVKTYEQGGTLFENASNFNKIIAEYKISLYLKDEDRRFWGMSPATINAYYNPNKNQIVFPAAILAWPFYQLDRVSSANYGGIGAVIAHEISHGFDNNGAQFDEKGSLNNWWTDSDRKEFELRTKKAIELFDGKETEFGKVNGKLTVSENIADLGGFECALEAAKLESDFDAKSFFESWATIWRSKYKEGAAKRLLETDVHSPTKIRANVVLSNSELFAQTYDIQPEDKMYLDPKKRVKIW; via the coding sequence ATGCAAAAGAATTTAAAAAATGATTATTATGATGCTATAAATCATGACTGATTAAAACAAGCTAAAATTCCTGAGGATCGTTCTCAAATAGGTTCATTTGTTGAGATGGATATAAAACTCGAGAAGTTATTGAAAGATACTATTAATGGTTGATATAAGTACTCAAAAACTCTTCCTAATGATCCATTAATACATGAATATGTAAAGTATTATTCAATGCTTTTAGATGATCAAAAAAGAGCAGAGCTAGGTTGAGAACCAGTCAAAAAATATCTTAATACATTGGAAAAAATTTCATCATTTAAAGAACTTTTTTCAAAAGGACGTGATTTTTGAATTCAATATGGAGCTTTACCTTTATCAATTGATATTTTTGAAGACTTTGTTGATAATACTAAAAGAATTATTTGAATTTCAAACCCTGAAATATCCATTTTGCCTTCAAAAGAAACATATCAAAATCAAGAAGCTTCTAAATTAATTGAAGCATGAAAGAAAATGGTTAATGACCTATTATTAAGTTATGGAAAAACTCAAACACAGTCAGAAAAATTAATTAATCAAGCAATTGAATTTGATCAACTTTATAAGGATTATTTATTAAGCTCAGTTGAATGAGCTAATTATGTGGCTTTATATAATTTAAAAGATATTAGTGAAATTAAAAAAATTTCACATAAATTTGATATTCCTAAAATTTTGAATGATTTTGTAAAGAGAGATGTTTCAAATGCATCAGTAATTAATTCAAACTTTTTTGCAAACTTCGACAAAATATTTAGTGATGAAAATTTTGAAGGTTATAAAGCACTTATGTTTATTAAAAATCTTCTTGGTACAACTTCAATGTTGAGCGAGGAAATAAGAATTAAAGCTAATGAATTTAAAAAAGTTTTATATTCAATAGACCGTTCACGTAGTTTAGAAGATTATGCATTTGATATGACTAATGTATTTTTTGGAATGCCATTAGGAATGTATTATGCAAATGAATTTTTTGGTAAAAAAGCAAAACAAGATGTTGAACATATGGTAGCTAATATGATTCAAATTTATAAAAATAGATTACATCAAAACACTTGATTATCTCAAACAACAATTCAAAAAGCAATTACAAAATTATCAAGTATTGAAGTTATGGTAGGATTTCCGGAAGTTATTAGACCTTACTATACTAATTTCAAGGTAAAAACATATGAACAAGGTGGAACTTTATTTGAAAATGCATCTAATTTTAATAAAATTATTGCAGAATATAAAATTTCTTTATATCTTAAAGATGAAGATCGTAGATTTTGAGGAATGTCACCTGCAACTATAAACGCTTATTATAATCCAAATAAAAATCAAATCGTATTCCCTGCAGCAATTTTAGCTTGACCTTTTTATCAATTAGATAGAGTTTCATCTGCTAACTACGGCGGGATCGGTGCTGTTATAGCGCATGAAATTTCACATGGATTTGATAATAACGGTGCTCAATTCGATGAAAAAGGGTCACTAAATAATTGATGAACTGATTCAGATCGTAAAGAATTTGAATTAAGAACAAAAAAGGCAATTGAATTATTTGATGGCAAGGAAACTGAATTTGGAAAAGTTAATGGAAAATTAACTGTTTCTGAAAATATTGCTGATCTAGGCGGATTTGAGTGTGCGCTTGAAGCTGCTAAATTAGAATCTGATTTTGATGCTAAGTCATTTTTTGAATCTTGAGCGACAATTTGACGTTCAAAATACAAAGAAGGTGCAGCAAAAAGGTTACTTGAAACAGATGTTCATTCACCTACAAAAATAAGAGCGAATGTAGTGTTATCAAATAGTGAATTATTCGCTCAAACATACGATATTCAACCTGAAGATAAAATGTACTTAGACCCCAAAAAAAGAGTAAAAATTTGATAG
- the lepA gene encoding translation elongation factor 4, translating into MDKSKIKNFSIIAHIDHGKSTLADRILEITNTVPNRELTDQFLDSMELEKERGITIKLNAVQIKYKDYVFHLIDTPGHVDFTYEVSRSLAASEGALLIVDATQGIEAQTLANVYLAFENNLKIIPVINKIDLPSANVEEVKKEIEDVIGIPTDNAVLVSAKTGFGVDNLLDAIIKYIPSPIDADDNKPLKALIFDSYFDPYRGVVMLVRIFEGQLKTGDKFKFMSRNDERNFYHVIDLGVRNPYETKKDSLQAGEVGWVSAAIRDAKEVNVGDTITLIENPTPTALPGYKKMKPVVFTGFYPVDTRDYAQLKESLEKISLSDSSITWEQETSKALGFGFRVGFLGLLHMEILQERLDREYKVGIIATSPSVEYKVYLTNNEIQMIANPTLLPDRTYIEKIEEPYVEAHIFIPNEYIGNVMELCQNKRGIYKSLEMIDSKRSSVVYELPLAETIFDFFDRLKSSTKGYASFEYEWIGYRESDLVKVDILLNGDKVDAFSMITHRDRAYENARELCVKLKDAIPRQNFEVPVQATIGGKIIARETIKAYRKDVTAKLYGGDVTRRQKLLKKQKEGKKRMKKLGSIEVPQEAFLSILKTNIDQKK; encoded by the coding sequence ATGGATAAATCAAAAATAAAAAATTTTTCAATTATTGCGCATATCGATCATGGGAAAAGTACCTTAGCAGATAGGATTTTGGAAATTACAAATACAGTTCCTAACCGCGAACTTACTGATCAATTTCTTGATTCAATGGAACTTGAAAAAGAACGAGGTATTACAATTAAATTAAATGCAGTCCAAATTAAGTATAAGGACTATGTTTTTCATTTAATCGATACACCAGGACATGTTGATTTTACTTATGAAGTTTCTCGGTCATTAGCGGCTTCTGAAGGAGCATTATTAATCGTAGATGCAACACAAGGGATTGAGGCCCAAACACTAGCTAATGTTTATCTAGCTTTCGAAAATAATTTAAAAATAATTCCTGTTATAAATAAAATTGATTTACCTAGTGCTAATGTTGAAGAAGTTAAAAAAGAAATTGAAGATGTTATTGGAATTCCGACTGATAATGCAGTATTAGTTTCTGCTAAAACCGGATTTGGAGTTGATAATTTACTTGATGCAATAATTAAATATATTCCAAGCCCAATAGATGCTGATGACAATAAACCATTAAAAGCATTAATTTTTGATAGTTATTTTGATCCTTATCGTGGTGTTGTTATGTTAGTTCGGATTTTTGAAGGTCAATTAAAAACTGGTGATAAATTTAAATTTATGTCAAGAAATGATGAGAGAAATTTTTATCATGTAATTGATCTGGGAGTTAGAAATCCTTATGAGACAAAAAAAGATTCACTACAAGCTGGCGAAGTTGGTTGAGTTTCAGCTGCTATTAGGGATGCAAAAGAAGTTAATGTAGGTGATACTATTACATTAATTGAAAACCCGACTCCAACAGCGTTGCCTGGATATAAAAAGATGAAACCTGTTGTATTTACAGGATTTTATCCAGTTGATACTAGAGATTATGCTCAATTAAAAGAAAGTTTGGAAAAAATTTCTTTGAGTGATTCATCAATTACATGAGAGCAAGAAACTTCAAAAGCTTTAGGATTTGGTTTTAGAGTTGGATTTTTAGGTTTATTACATATGGAAATCCTTCAAGAAAGATTAGATCGTGAATATAAAGTTGGAATTATAGCAACTAGTCCAAGTGTTGAATATAAGGTGTATTTAACAAATAATGAAATTCAAATGATTGCAAATCCAACTCTTTTACCAGATAGAACTTATATCGAAAAAATTGAAGAACCATATGTAGAAGCTCATATCTTTATTCCAAATGAATATATCGGAAATGTAATGGAGCTTTGTCAAAATAAGAGGGGAATTTATAAATCCTTAGAGATGATCGATTCAAAGAGAAGTTCAGTTGTTTATGAGTTGCCGCTTGCTGAAACAATTTTCGATTTCTTTGATCGTTTGAAATCTTCAACAAAGGGATATGCTTCATTTGAATATGAATGAATTGGATATCGTGAAAGTGATCTTGTCAAAGTTGATATTTTATTGAATGGTGATAAAGTTGATGCATTTTCAATGATTACCCATCGTGATAGAGCCTATGAAAATGCTAGAGAGTTATGTGTTAAATTAAAAGACGCTATTCCAAGACAAAACTTTGAAGTACCAGTTCAAGCTACAATTGGCGGAAAAATCATTGCAAGGGAAACAATTAAAGCTTATCGTAAAGATGTTACTGCCAAACTTTATGGTGGAGATGTTACTAGACGACAAAAACTTCTTAAAAAACAAAAAGAAGGCAAGAAAAGAATGAAAAAGTTAGGAAGTATAGAAGTGCCGCAAGAAGCATTTTTATCAATTCTTAAAACGAATATAGATCAAAAGAAATAA